Below is a genomic region from Triticum dicoccoides isolate Atlit2015 ecotype Zavitan chromosome 5A, WEW_v2.0, whole genome shotgun sequence.
cagttgatctactttgttttCATGTACCACTGTTTTGTTGTTTTGGAAGTGAGTCATGAGTGCAATCGGTTTGGCCATTGTAATATTTTCACTGTATTTTTTGGAAGTCCAGTAATGCCACTCTAATATTTACACAGTATCAGTGTAAGTTCTGCGTAAATACACTGTAATCACAGATTATCTATAAGTGTAATTTACAAACAGTACGTATGTAAAATACACtgtaattttagaagttttagtgcTAATTTTAACTCTGAATTGTATGTATCTAGACTGTAACTCTCAAGATATCATCGTTAGTACACTGTAATGACAGTGTAATTATCACTTCAATTTTTTTCTCCCAAATGACCGTGTAAGTTCAAGTTCTGGCCAGAATGTCACAAGACCCGATGTATAAACTCGGAGCAAATTTGTGCTGGAACTCAAAACATAAAAAAGAGTGATTCATGTTACCAGCCCAAGGCACGCGCATGTATCAATTTTATTCATTTGTTCAACTAACTTCAGTCAAGATATATTCGATGTATAACTCGATATACCACTACCAGAGCAGCAGAGCTTGTCACACTACGTATGGGGTAGGCACGAGCACCAGCGGTGTCTTGCGGTGGAAGGTCAGCCTACCGGCCTCCTCCATGCTCACCTTCTCGGCCAACGTCCCCTCCGACAGCTCCCACTCAAAGCCGTACAACATGTTGGCCAACGTGAACTCCACGTTCGCCACCCCCATGACCAGTGCGGGGCAGATTCGCCGGCCGGCGCCGAACGGCATCAGTTCCAAGTGAGCGCCACGGAAGTCCACCTTGCCGTGCCTCCCGCCGGCCTCGAACCTCTCCGGCTCGAACTCCTCCGCGTCCTGCCCCCAGCTCACGGGGTCCCTCCCGATGGCCCACGCGATCACGAGCACCCGCGACCCCGCCGGCACGTCGTAGCCGCCGATCTCCACCCTCCGCAGCGTCTCCCGCGGCAGAAGCAGCGTAATCGGCGGGTGCAGCCGCAAGGTCTCTTTGACGACCATCTTCAGGTAGGTCAGCTTCGGTAGGTCGTCCGGCTGCACCCGCTGCTCGTTGCCGGCGACCACGGCCCTGATCTCCTCCTGCGCTTTCTTCAGCACCTGCGGCTTCCGGATCAGCTCCGACATCGCCCACAGGATCGTCACAGAGCTCGTGTCGACGCCGCCGATGAACGCGTCCAGGAGGACAGCCTTGACGTGGTCCCTCGTGAAGCCGTGCTCCTCGCAGATTCCGATGAGGGCATCCACCaggtcgccgccgccgctcttcggcctggggcgcgcggggtctcgatGCTGCTCCAGCACTTCCTCGAAGAAGCCGTCGAGGTCTCTGAAGATCCTCTCCCGGCGCGCGACGATGCCGGCGAGCCGGTCAAGGAGGCGGCCGGCGGTGTTGGGGAAGAAGTCCTCGGCGGAGAAGCTGGCCGACATGTCCACGGCCTCCTGTAGCACGTGCTGGAACCGCTCGTACTTGCCCGCGAACGCCTCCGCGCCGTACACGCTCCCGTACGCCACCGTGGCGATCACGCCGTCGGCGACACGGAACACGTGCTCGTCCAACGTCAccggccctgcagcgtcgcccaggGCGGCCATGAGCCTGTCCACCTGCTCCCGCCGTGCGGCCCAGGCGGCTCCGACGCCGCGCGCGCCGAGGAGCTCCGCGGCGAAGAGTCCGCGCATGTCGCGCCAGTAGGCGCCGTATGGCGAGAAGGAGATGCTCTTGCACCCGTAGGAGAGCCGCGCGGGTCCCGGAGACGCGGGGCGGCTGCAACAGTCGGCGTCGTGGGCCTTCATGACGTCGCGCGCCGCAGCCGCGGACGAGACCACCACCGTCGTCATCGCGCCGAGGCGGAGTAGCATGACGGGGCCGTGCCGCCCGGCCAGGTCGCGCAGGTTGCGATGCGGTAGAGGGCCCAGTTGGTGGAGGTTGCCGAGCACCGGCACCCGCTTCGGGCCCGGCGGCAGCTTCAGCCGCCCTTCCTCGGTGATGCGCTTCGTCACCAGCAGGTACGAGACGACGGGGATGAGGATGCCGGCTAGGAGGAGGAGGGGTAGTGAGAAATCCATCGTCTCGGCCGGAGGTTTAGCTAGCTcactcaccgacgaggtgctgctgCTCGTGGACGGTCGTCGGGGGTTTATAAAGTGACTGGCGAGGGGGCCATTGATTGGAAGAAAGAATGGCGAGGGGGCCACATCGCCCTGAAAATTGGGAGGAGGGTGGAGATTAGGAAGCTAATTGGTTTGATCTTTGATGTCAAAAATTGACAGTGTCAAATTTTAGCAACTATTAAATATTGGTTAGAGATTCGTTTCATATTAATTTTCGTTGTCAACCACGCAAATAATTTGGGGTAGAGATTAGGATGctaattggtttgatgccaaaaattggaatgccaaattttggcaactgTTAAATGTTGGCTAGAGATTGGTTGCATACCCATTTTTGTTGCCAATCACACAACAGGTTAGGGGCAGAGATTAGGAGGCTAATTGGGTTGAtgccaaaaattggcatgccaaattttggcaactcTTAAATGTTGTCAAGAGAATGGTTGCATAGCAATTTTCGTTGCCAATCACACAAAAAGTTAGAGGTGAAGATTTGGAGGGTAATTGCTTTGATGTCAAAAATTGgcatgccaaattttggcaactgTTAAATGTTTAGAGATTGGTTGNNNNNNNNNNNNNNNNNNNNNNNNNNNNNNNNNNNNNNNNNNNNNNNNNNNNNNNNNNNNNNNNNNNNNNNNNNNNNNNNNNNNNNNNNNNNNNNNNNNNNNNNNNNNNNNNNNNNNNNNNNNNNNNNNNNNNNNNNNNNNNNNNNNNNNNNNNNNNNNNNNNNNNNNNNNNNNNNNNNNNNNNNNNNNNNNNNNNNNNNNNNNNNNNNNNNNNNNNNNNNNNNNNNNNNNNNNNNNNNNNNNNNNNNNNNNNNNNNNNNNNNNNNNNNNNNNNNNNNNNNNNNNNNNNNNNNNNNNNNNNNNNNNNNNNNNNNNNNNNNNNNNNNNNNNNNNNNNNNNNNNNNNNNNNNNNNNNNNNNNNNNNNNNNNNNNNNNNNNNNNNNNNNNNNNNNNNNNNNNNNNNNNNNNNNNNNNNNNNNNNNNNNNNNNNNNNNNNNNNNNNNNNNNNNNNNNNNNNNNNNNNNNNNNNNNNNNNNNNNNNNNNNNNNNNNNNNNNNNNNNNNNNNNNNNNNNNNNNNNNNNNNNNNNNNNNNNNNNNNNNNNNNNNNNNNNNNNNNNNNNNNNNNNNNNNNNNNNNNNNNNNNNNNNNNNNNNNNNNNNNNNNNNNNNNNNNNNNNNNNNNNNGGAGATTAGGAGTCTAATTGGTTTAATGCTTAAAATTTGGGGGATGGGGGGATTAGGAGGCTAATTGATTTAatgccaaaaattggcatgtcaaattTTGACAACTGTTAAATGTTGGCAAGAGATAGATTGCATACCAATTTTCGTTGCCAATCACACAAAAGGTTGCCATATGTTAGCAACTTTTTATTTTGCCAAATATTGGTAACAAACCAATCAGAACGAACACACCCCATAATAGTCCGTTGGTTTAGAATTTTCACAATGGCATGGTGGAGGTTTACTAATTCATTTGACACCAAGTACCATTTGATCCAACATTGAAATTCCTATAAGACTTTATTTCTGAACTCTAAAAATAAACACTACAATTTGTTTTTGCACTagatggacaatttcttataatgctgAATATGTTTTTAGTTATTTGTGAACAACTTTAGTTAGTTAATTCTCCGTCGACTGAGCGCTAGTCGCTCCCGTAATATTCCCATGATATGCATGCTATCACTCTTAATTTTATGACACCTACATGTTGTCTTGCTGTTATTTTAGATCCCTTTGGGATGATGAAAAAAATTCCAGGTCAATGACTTGTGGACTCCATCTTCTCACCACCTGATCCGCCGGTGGCACGTGGCATGCGCCTTCTACGTTTTTAGAGTTGGATCGGTTGGTTATTTTGAACTTGCTCTGTCACATATGCCATATCACTATACTGCCAAAAAACTTGTAGGttgctcaccacatatgtgtcatGTGGAATCGGTTGAACCAAGCTACTGACGTATGTATGCATCATTTTGGTGATTAGCGGGAGAGCAAGGATTAGAGCGAGTATGGACTTAGATTTTCTAG
It encodes:
- the LOC119297597 gene encoding 4-hydroxyphenylacetaldehyde oxime monooxygenase-like yields the protein MDFSLPLLLLAGILIPVVSYLLVTKRITEEGRLKLPPGPKRVPVLGNLHQLGPLPHRNLRDLAGRHGPVMLLRLGAMTTVVVSSAAAARDVMKAHDADCCSRPASPGPARLSYGCKSISFSPYGAYWRDMRGLFAAELLGARGVGAAWAARREQVDRLMAALGDAAGPVTLDEHVFRVADGVIATVAYGSVYGAEAFAGKYERFQHVLQEAVDMSASFSAEDFFPNTAGRLLDRLAGIVARRERIFRDLDGFFEEVLEQHRDPARPRPKSGGGDLVDALIGICEEHGFTRDHVKAVLLDAFIGGVDTSSVTILWAMSELIRKPQVLKKAQEEIRAVVAGNEQRVQPDDLPKLTYLKMVVKETLRLHPPITLLLPRETLRRVEIGGYDVPAGSRVLVIAWAIGRDPVSWGQDAEEFEPERFEAGGRHGKVDFRGAHLELMPFGAGRRICPALVMGVANVEFTLANMLYGFEWELSEGTLAEKVSMEEAGRLTFHRKTPLVLVPTPYVV